The following proteins come from a genomic window of Blattabacterium cuenoti:
- a CDS encoding 4Fe-4S dicluster domain-containing protein, with amino-acid sequence MKSNKKNKILDNLNPIKDLFQGRTSRRDFLKWVGFSTASVTLSACKGPVVKSIPYVVKPENITPGIPNYYASTMIDSFDIGSVLVKTREGRPIKIEPNFSSEFFNTTSARIQSSLLSLYDEERLKNPSLKGKKSSWKEIDNYIIQNLKYLSKTKKNIIFLSSSFPSFSTKKLIQDFKKKYPRTKWVTYDPISYSKALDASEKIFGIRGFPIFDWNKSELIVSFDADFLGDWSPENMAKFYVFKRKPEKNMMQHIQIESNMTITGANADIRLSRKPSEIKQMLIEIFQNICLGKQIKDKNAKKVASLINKMGSKSVIFADGDQESYELSFLINQKINSHALQNDKYIFSKESNDNKFNNFLKDLENENVGGLFIHNVNPIYSLPLSIYKKVKQFIKKIPLTVSLSMSKDETNEVMDVSAPIPHWLESWGDTYPVTNVYTLIQPTIQCIFNTRQFQDSLIIWSEIQEKNYYEYLKKTWEKNIIPKSNVSSFNEALFYGLVKIKNHKPISNNFSINQKKIKKYEKKIVKGKKIKTNFELRLYTKISMGDGHQYNNPWLQELPDPITRTTWGNYLTISYSDANKMELKNWNSGDGSLNGNCVDLIKNNQNIIQNIPVFIQPGQALGSLGLAFGYGQKKGKLSKIVHGKNAYRIYENFFIIQDNIELKKVDKIHKFSCVQLHHTMVGRNLVKETDLDIFLNKPKEIWNEKEKVSTHKGMLFPEEISIWNPNNHKNKEKKNGHHFNLSIDLNACIGCGACIIACHSENNVPVVGKEEIGKYRDMHWLRIDRYYFSDDPSSETSNNENNIYENPKVTFQPIMCQHCDHAPCETVCPVGATSHGEQGQNMMTYNRCVGTRYCANNCPYKVRRFNWFNYVNNQKFDFNMNNALGKMILNPDVVVRTRGVMEKCSLCIQRTQYVIGIAKKENRKIQDKELETACSVSCPTQAITFGDINDPTSLISKKIKNPRSYKLLDFIGVKPNVSYQLKIRNQNEIEKMK; translated from the coding sequence ATGAAATCAAATAAAAAGAATAAAATATTAGACAATCTTAATCCTATAAAGGATCTTTTTCAAGGAAGAACATCTAGACGTGATTTTCTTAAGTGGGTAGGGTTTAGTACCGCTTCTGTGACTTTATCCGCTTGTAAAGGACCAGTTGTTAAATCTATTCCTTATGTAGTCAAACCAGAGAATATCACTCCAGGAATTCCGAACTATTATGCATCAACTATGATTGATTCTTTCGATATAGGAAGTGTTTTAGTGAAAACAAGAGAAGGTCGTCCTATAAAAATAGAACCTAATTTTTCTTCTGAATTTTTTAATACAACTTCTGCAAGAATACAATCTTCTTTATTATCTCTTTATGATGAGGAAAGATTAAAAAATCCTTCTTTAAAAGGAAAAAAAAGTTCTTGGAAAGAAATAGATAATTATATTATTCAAAATTTGAAATATTTATCTAAAACAAAAAAAAATATAATTTTTCTTTCTTCTTCTTTTCCAAGTTTTTCTACAAAAAAATTGATTCAAGATTTCAAGAAAAAATATCCTCGTACGAAATGGGTTACTTATGATCCTATTTCATATTCCAAAGCTTTGGATGCTTCAGAAAAAATATTTGGAATTCGAGGATTTCCAATTTTTGATTGGAATAAATCAGAATTAATAGTTTCGTTTGATGCTGATTTTTTGGGAGATTGGAGTCCTGAAAATATGGCTAAATTTTATGTTTTTAAAAGAAAGCCTGAAAAAAATATGATGCAACATATTCAAATAGAAAGCAATATGACAATAACTGGAGCAAATGCAGACATTCGTTTATCTAGAAAGCCTTCTGAAATAAAACAAATGTTGATTGAAATTTTTCAAAACATTTGTTTAGGAAAGCAAATAAAGGATAAAAATGCAAAAAAAGTAGCTTCATTAATAAATAAAATGGGATCTAAAAGTGTAATTTTTGCAGATGGAGATCAAGAATCTTATGAATTATCTTTTTTAATCAATCAAAAAATTAATAGTCATGCATTGCAAAATGATAAATATATTTTTTCAAAAGAAAGTAATGATAATAAATTCAATAATTTTTTGAAAGATTTAGAAAACGAAAATGTTGGAGGTTTATTTATTCATAATGTTAATCCTATTTACAGTCTTCCATTATCTATTTATAAAAAAGTAAAACAATTTATAAAAAAAATACCTCTAACAGTTTCTCTTTCCATGAGTAAAGATGAAACCAATGAAGTCATGGATGTATCAGCTCCTATTCCTCATTGGTTAGAAAGTTGGGGAGATACTTATCCTGTGACTAATGTTTATACATTAATTCAACCTACAATTCAATGTATTTTTAATACAAGACAATTTCAGGATTCTTTAATAATTTGGAGTGAAATTCAAGAAAAAAATTATTACGAATATTTGAAAAAAACTTGGGAAAAAAATATTATTCCAAAATCCAATGTTTCTTCCTTTAATGAAGCTTTATTTTATGGTTTGGTAAAAATTAAAAATCATAAACCTATTTCAAACAATTTTTCAATAAATCAAAAAAAAATCAAAAAATATGAAAAAAAAATAGTAAAAGGAAAAAAAATAAAAACAAATTTTGAACTTAGATTATATACTAAAATTAGTATGGGGGATGGTCATCAATATAATAATCCTTGGTTACAAGAACTTCCAGATCCTATTACACGCACTACATGGGGTAACTATTTAACTATATCATATTCTGATGCAAATAAAATGGAATTAAAAAATTGGAATTCTGGAGATGGATCTTTAAATGGAAACTGTGTGGATTTGATTAAAAATAATCAAAACATCATCCAAAATATTCCTGTATTTATTCAACCTGGACAAGCTTTAGGATCTTTAGGATTAGCTTTTGGTTATGGACAAAAAAAGGGAAAATTGTCTAAGATTGTTCACGGAAAAAACGCTTATAGAATCTATGAAAATTTTTTCATAATACAAGATAATATAGAACTAAAAAAAGTGGATAAAATCCATAAATTTTCTTGCGTACAGTTACATCATACAATGGTAGGAAGAAATTTAGTGAAAGAAACAGATTTAGATATATTCTTAAATAAACCAAAAGAAATTTGGAATGAAAAAGAAAAAGTTTCAACTCATAAAGGAATGCTTTTTCCAGAAGAAATTTCTATTTGGAATCCAAATAATCATAAAAATAAAGAAAAAAAGAATGGACATCATTTTAATTTATCTATAGATTTAAATGCTTGTATTGGATGTGGAGCTTGCATTATTGCATGTCATTCTGAAAATAATGTTCCTGTTGTTGGAAAAGAAGAAATAGGAAAATATAGAGATATGCATTGGTTACGTATAGATAGATATTATTTTTCAGATGATCCATCTTCAGAAACAAGCAATAATGAAAACAACATTTATGAAAATCCAAAAGTAACTTTTCAACCAATTATGTGTCAACATTGCGATCATGCTCCTTGTGAAACTGTATGTCCAGTTGGAGCCACTTCTCATGGAGAACAAGGACAAAATATGATGACTTACAATCGTTGTGTAGGAACTCGTTATTGTGCGAATAATTGCCCTTATAAAGTAAGACGATTTAATTGGTTTAATTATGTTAATAATCAGAAATTTGATTTCAACATGAATAATGCTTTAGGAAAAATGATACTAAATCCAGATGTGGTTGTCAGAACCAGAGGTGTCATGGAAAAATGTTCTTTATGCATACAAAGAACACAATATGTGATAGGAATCGCAAAAAAAGAAAATAGAAAAATTCAAGATAAAGAACTTGAAACAGCTTGTAGTGTTTCTTGTCCAACCCAAGCTATCACTTTTGGTGATATAAACGACCCTACTAGTCTCATTTCTAAAAAAATAAAAAATCCTAGATCTTATAAACTATTAGATTTTATAGGAGTAAAACCTAATGTTTCTTATCAATTAAAGATTCGAAATCAAAATGAAATAGAAAAAATGAAATAG
- a CDS encoding c-type cytochrome has translation MNKYLYKFIIIFFYMILFLFLESCWFDKTQPNVVYMPDMYYSEAYEPYSDPYSYNKKDKNIKVPLFSKEKTSSLYPVEGTVSRNDLFYNLINIKNKGLNYSKNIIQNPLYSIHYEKKEITIKKGKKLYQINCSICHGKNGDGQGELVKNEKIFGIPNYKDRDLTIGSVYYVITYGKNNMNSYASQLNEIDRWRVSEYVLFLKNE, from the coding sequence ATGAATAAATATTTATACAAATTTATTATTATTTTTTTTTATATGATTTTATTTCTATTTCTAGAATCTTGTTGGTTTGATAAAACTCAACCTAATGTAGTATATATGCCTGATATGTATTATTCAGAAGCATATGAACCTTATTCAGATCCTTATTCATACAATAAAAAAGATAAAAACATTAAAGTTCCTTTATTTTCAAAAGAAAAAACTTCTTCACTCTATCCAGTAGAAGGAACTGTTTCTAGAAATGATTTATTTTATAATTTGATAAATATAAAAAATAAAGGATTGAATTATTCGAAGAATATCATTCAAAATCCACTATATAGTATTCATTACGAAAAAAAAGAAATTACAATAAAAAAAGGAAAAAAATTGTATCAAATCAATTGTTCTATATGTCATGGTAAAAATGGAGATGGACAAGGAGAATTGGTTAAAAACGAAAAAATTTTTGGAATTCCTAATTATAAAGATAGAGATCTTACCATTGGTAGTGTTTATTATGTCATTACATATGGAAAAAATAATATGAATTCTTATGCTTCACAATTAAATGAAATAGATCGATGGAGAGTCTCAGAATATGTTCTGTTTTTAAAAAATGAATAA
- a CDS encoding DUF3341 domain-containing protein has protein sequence MKNICVHALYDDDHTLINSIKIIQYHNYNISEVYSPFPIHNLTEVLKLKKTNLSFLSFIYGLLGFCIACIFTWYTMVWDWPQNIGGKPSFSWIRNLPSFIPVIFEFSIFFSAHFMCITYLIQCRLFPGRISKNPDSRTTDNMFLVEIHTKKHSKKLVNLLKENGAIEIVIKQL, from the coding sequence ATGAAGAATATATGTGTACATGCATTATATGATGATGATCATACGTTAATAAATAGTATAAAAATTATACAATATCATAATTATAACATATCTGAAGTTTATTCTCCTTTTCCTATTCATAATTTAACTGAAGTGTTAAAACTAAAAAAAACCAATTTATCTTTTTTATCTTTTATATATGGATTATTGGGCTTTTGCATAGCTTGTATATTCACTTGGTATACTATGGTTTGGGATTGGCCTCAAAATATTGGAGGAAAACCTTCTTTTTCTTGGATTAGAAACCTTCCTTCTTTTATTCCTGTTATATTTGAATTTTCAATTTTTTTTTCTGCACATTTTATGTGTATTACTTATCTTATTCAATGTAGATTATTTCCAGGACGGATATCAAAAAATCCGGATTCAAGAACTACTGATAATATGTTTTTAGTAGAAATTCATACTAAAAAACATTCCAAAAAATTAGTGAATCTATTAAAAGAAAATGGAGCAATAGAGATTGTGATAAAACAATTATAA
- the nrfD gene encoding NrfD/PsrC family molybdoenzyme membrane anchor subunit: MLNHYESPIRTPLILGKKTLKNITDDIFNPIKNKAGNLWWISLLISILAFLWGLGCIFYTIGTGIGVWGLNKTINWAWDITNFVWWVGIGHAGTLISAVLLLFRQKWRLSINRSAEAMTIFAVIQAGLFPIIHMGRPWNAHWVLPIPNQFGSLWPNFNSPLLWDVFAISTYFSVSTVFWFMGLIPDFAMIRDRISNPFQKKIYNILSFGWGGTSKDWQRFEELSLILAGLCTPLVFSVHTIVSFDFSTSVIKGWHSTIFPPYFVAGAIFSGFAMVQTLLGVARKVLSLEDYITRNHIEYMNMIILLTGGIVLLAYISEFIIAWYSGNPFEKFIYFSLEASKGPFWWAFWSLIICNVIIPQFLWIKSVRRSFFWSYVIAIVINIGMWFERFDIIVLNLSHDYLPSSWTGFIPSFVDVGIFIGTIGLFFILYLLYIRVFPVISQAELKTILNSDHKKK, encoded by the coding sequence ATGTTAAATCATTATGAATCTCCTATAAGAACCCCCCTCATTTTAGGAAAAAAAACATTGAAAAATATTACAGATGATATATTCAATCCTATAAAAAATAAAGCAGGAAATCTATGGTGGATCTCTTTATTGATTTCTATTTTAGCTTTTTTATGGGGATTAGGATGTATTTTTTATACAATTGGAACAGGTATAGGTGTATGGGGGTTAAACAAAACAATTAATTGGGCCTGGGATATTACCAATTTCGTTTGGTGGGTTGGAATTGGTCATGCTGGAACTTTGATTTCAGCTGTTTTGTTATTATTTCGTCAAAAATGGCGTTTATCTATTAATCGTTCAGCAGAAGCTATGACTATTTTTGCAGTAATACAAGCTGGATTATTTCCTATTATTCATATGGGTAGACCATGGAATGCTCATTGGGTTTTACCCATTCCCAATCAGTTTGGATCTTTATGGCCCAATTTTAATTCTCCTTTATTGTGGGATGTATTTGCTATTAGTACTTATTTTTCTGTTTCTACAGTTTTTTGGTTTATGGGATTAATTCCAGATTTTGCAATGATACGAGACCGTATTTCAAATCCTTTTCAAAAAAAAATCTATAACATTCTTAGTTTTGGATGGGGGGGAACATCAAAAGATTGGCAAAGGTTTGAAGAATTGTCTTTAATTTTAGCTGGATTATGTACTCCATTGGTATTTTCTGTTCATACCATAGTTTCTTTTGATTTTTCCACTTCTGTAATTAAGGGTTGGCATAGCACAATATTTCCTCCTTATTTTGTTGCAGGTGCTATATTTTCTGGTTTTGCTATGGTACAAACTTTACTAGGTGTTGCAAGAAAAGTTCTTTCTCTAGAAGATTATATTACCAGAAATCATATTGAATATATGAATATGATTATTTTATTAACAGGAGGAATTGTTTTATTAGCTTATATTTCAGAATTTATTATTGCTTGGTATTCAGGAAATCCTTTTGAAAAATTTATTTATTTTTCTTTAGAAGCATCTAAAGGACCATTTTGGTGGGCCTTTTGGTCTTTAATCATTTGTAATGTCATTATTCCTCAATTTTTATGGATTAAATCTGTACGAAGAAGTTTTTTCTGGTCTTATGTCATCGCTATTGTCATAAATATTGGAATGTGGTTTGAAAGATTTGACATTATTGTTTTAAATCTAAGTCATGATTATCTTCCTTCTTCTTGGACTGGTTTTATTCCTTCATTTGTAGATGTTGGTATCTTTATAGGGACGATTGGTTTATTTTTTATCCTGTATTTGTTATATATACGTGTTTTTCCTGTTATTTCACAAGCAGAATTAAAAACAATATTGAACTCAGATCATAAAAAAAAATAG